The DNA segment gcagacgggcgaagtgggcgcagcccgaacaTTTTTGACGAATAGCAGAggcgaaaaggcatttgattcaatagagataccagcagtcgtagaaGCATTGCgtattcaaggagtacagaccacttgcgtaaataccttggaacATATCTACAgggattctacagctaccttaactctacacaagaaaagtaggaagatacctatacagaaaagggtcagacagggagacacaatctctccaatgctattcactgcgtcctTGGAAGAAGTatacaagctattaaactgggaaggcttcggAGTAAGGATctacggtgaatatctcagcaatcttcggtttgccgatgacattgttttattcagcaacactgcagacgagttacaagcaatgattgaggaccttaacagaaagagcGTAAGAATGGGGCTGAAGATTAAAATGCAAAAgacaagataatgatgaatagattgGCAATGAAACAAGAGGtccggatcgccagtcagcctctagagtctgtgaagaagtgcgtttacttaggtcaactaATTACcgagaaccctgatcatgagaagtaaattcATAGAGGAATAAAAAGGGGTTcaatcgcatacggcagacattgccagctcctgactggaagcttaccgctatcactgaaaaggaaggtgtacaactAGTGTATTTtatcggtgctgacatatggggcagagacttggagaggGACATAAAAGCTTGAGgccaagttaaggaccacgcaacgagcgatagaacgaagaatgataggaataacgttaagagacagaaagagagcggtttggatcagagagcaaacgggtatatacgatattctaattgacattaagagaaaaaaatggatctgggcaggtcatgtaatgcgcaggttagataaccgttggaccactagggttacagaataggtaccaagagaacagaaacgcagtcgaggacggcagaatactgggtagagcgatgaaatgaggaaattcgcgtcagctagttggaatcggttgtcgcaggacaggggtaattggagatggcagggagaggccttcgtcctgcagtggtcataaaataggacgatgatgatgatgatgatgatgatgatgatgatgatgatgatgatgattggcgAAAATGCGCCAAATAAGCAATAATTATCTTTATTTTCTTCGGTCTTTTtaagcataatcagtgtgtactcgtcatatcagatggagagctgtCGCGGTTTGTGTGGCGTCCCGTGACGGACAGGCGAAGTCGGGGGCCACTGAAAATTTTTTTCGCAaattgtggagggctgattgtagaattggaacagaaaagtttgaaataggtTTACGTTACAGCTCGCCTAGTTACAATGTCTGCTAAACAACACCTGGAATGCTGGGGACATCTTTGAATCGTACAGCACCTTCTTTGGGAAGTAGGCCTTAAGTCTGAagccctgctttttttttatgcttattGCCTGAAGTCAGAATCTTACGGGGTTCTGAGCGTACGGTTCCGCTAACAGGCGCGAAAAACGACAACGACCCACAGATAGACAAACAAAGATTTTTGCACCTTTCGTCCCAATATGCAACACCAGCATGCCCAAATTTTCCTCCTAAAgtgtgtgtgcgcacacacacacacatgcacgcacacacacacgcacacacacacagtgttcGCCCTTGCACAGACCAACAGGAGCGCGCGGTGGCTTCCGGTATAAATTTTAAGAACGCTGCCGCGATAATGACTTGCGGCTGGAGCTAGCCTTTTATTACGAACTTTTTGCGAAATTGTTCCTGAGCTGAACCAATGAGTGCCAGCTGGCGGCAAAATATTGAGTCAGGTACACTTGCAGCAACGACAGAGATTCAGCTTTTCTAGTGCAATGAACGTGCTATATAACGTGCCCCAGCTAACGTGTGCTCTGTGTCGAAGAAGAAAAGCGTGTGGATGAACCCAGCCGAGCGTTGTTAGCAACCTCCTGGAGAAGTCTCCATCATTCTTTGCATTCTTTTGAATAGAGTAGTTATGTAGCACTGGTTAATTAACACGCTTTTTAGTTAACTTCACGGCAGCGATGTCCGTGCACGGTTTGTAGAGCACATTCGAAGTCATCATATTCACTTGTTTCCGACGCTTTGCCGTTTCTGCAGCTCTTTTAGCCACGCTCAAAAGAAAGCCACAGAGGCGTGGAAAGCAGCGGGCCGCGGCGGCGTTTTAATGGTTTCGCGGGCTTTGCCCTCTGCACACTGTACACTTACGTTGCAGTCGTTAGGCCAGTAATGAAGAAGTTTGCTGACTTGTCGATTGTAATTACCCAATTTAcgagaatacaaaaaaaaaaaaacggaggctTCTCCAAGAGGTCGCTAATGACATACGTATCTGCAGTTGGTTTCATCCTCGCAAATAGCTTCGTGTTTTTTCCCCCTCTTACATGAGCCCTTTTAGTTGGGACATCCTGCATGAGCGTAAAGCATGCCGGATGGAAGTTGCGGCGGCGAGTCGTTGCCGAAAGCTGCAAATGCCGCGACGAACGAGAGCCCGTTGCGCAGCTTCCCCGTCGACCGAAGCGATGCAAGGCAACTCCTATGCTTTCATCAGACCGGTGCGGCGCGAGGACATCCCGGAACTGCTCCGCATCAAGAGGGCGCTGAGACAGCTGTGCGGGGAAGCCTCGCCGCAGGCGTTTCACAGAATCGACCCGCAAGGCTTTTTGGTCGCAGTCACGGACGCAGGTGATCATGAACTACGCCAGCTTGCTTGTATTCTGAATACCGACCGTTACTCATGGACACGCTATCGTAATTTCCGCAGTTCCGCCTAATTTCTGAAATGGAAGACACGCGGTGCACCCACTTAGGTCAGCCATGACTGCCTCGGCAGCGCATCGAAAGCGCTCAGCGAAGCGTCAGCCGAACGACGCGGTTGGCATACATGTGCAGAGTGTTGTCGACAATATAACTATACGCGAATATACAGCACGAAACATCGTTTACGCCTTTCTTACGATCAAGGACTGTATTCATTGGTGCATCCATTGGTAAGAGAAAGCTTTACCTCAGAAGCTGCTGTCTGAATACATCGAAACAGCAAAGTTATTTTGTTAAGCATTCACTGAGTTCATCTTGATGTTATTGTTACGTTTAAAAAAGGTAGAGTGTTTCATTGCTGTTAGCAGGTCTTTTAGGACATCAATTTTACAAATGTCGGCGAAAATTTGAGATGATTTGAAATCATTAAGTTTACAGTTCTCTAACAAAGCAATAAAAACGACGTTACGATTCTCTAAACAGCATATTCTGGGACATACAAAGCGAATAAATTTGGTGCTTTGTACACCACTAAATTATGCCACTTATTCCTGAAACAGGATTTGTGCAAAAGTCACATTCACATAACCAATGAAACGTAAAAGGGTGTGAATTCGATCGAGTTGGCAGTTTATATTTCGTCATACAATATCGTGCCATGTACAAAACACCTTTCTGTCCAGTTTATAGCTCGTTCTTTCTTAATCTGTAGAGAGTGCACCGATTTCGGCATGTTTTGTACTAATAATCATACTTATACGCTTCTAACGATGTAAGAGAGGCAGTGGgcggaactataatatggatttGATTCAGACTTACGAAATCCGAAACTTAATTCTTGctccattttttttaatgtaccGACTTACGCTAATCTTTTGTGTagacataaaaaaattaattctggggttttgcgcgccagaaccgcgatatgattatgaggcttCCGTAAAAAAAATATCAGGCCCTAAATAAAACTATTGCTATCGACAGTAAAAACTAAATTTAGCTTTAAATTCATTGGAATAGGAAAATCGTTACAATTCCCGAGCCGTAGCTTCCTCTTAGGCGGCGACAAAAGTTGACGGAGCAAGGGGAACACTTGACCCTTTACACGGTCTGTCAAGAATATAAGAGGTGGGCTGGCATCGCCTGTCACCTGTTCTCACCTTCCCATCACTTTGACCGTGCCTATGTTTTCGACCTTATATTAACAAGAGACACCAGTCCAGCCGCGGCTGCACTGTTTCCATCCCTCTTGGTCATTGCAAACGCGCGAAATGACACCACCCGCCGCGGTATAGCCCAGCTGCTATGGCGTGTTCTGCTGCTCCGCACCATGTTGTGGGCTCGCTACCCGagttcggcggccgcatttcttttGGGGGCGACATGCGGAAAGAGGCTCATGTACTTAgaatgcacttagatttagaggCTCGCTAGAAAACCCCCAGGTGTTCCCAATTAATCCAGATCCCTCCGGTACAACATGCCTCACACAGCCTATAGCGCTGCCTTGGGACGTTGAACCCCATGAATCAATGAATGACATGGCGCCGGGCGCATTGTTTATTGGTCTTCATAAACGAATAAGTGCGTCTTTGTCTCGCTTACATTGCACTCTGAAAGGACGTGAAAGTTTAAAGGTACGTACGGTAAATGAAATATATTCAGCCGCGTTAGATGAGTAGATTATTTGTGTAGAAGTCTATCCTCGCCCTCTGTGAGCCAATATACGACTCATAGTTGCGTATAATATTGCCACTCAGGGCATAGCTGCCGCACCTTCAGTTTGAACCGCCCGAGCCCAAGCGTACGAGCTGACCGCACGCGACACCCGTCGCGGTGGTTTAGTGGCTACGGTTTTaagcggctaagcacgaggtagggAGATCAAATccgggccgcggcggccgcatttcgaggggggggtgaaatgcggaaacgcccgtgtcccgttcattggaggcacgttaaagatcccctggtggtcaaaattatttcggagtcccccactacggcgtgcatcataatcaagTCGTAgttaacccgccatggttgcttagtggctatggtgtcgggctgctgagcgtgaggtcgcaggattgaatcccggccacggcggcaacattccggtgggggcgaaatgcgaaaacacccgtgtacttagatttaggtgcaagttaaagaactccaggtggtcgaaatttccggagtcctcctccactacggcgtgcctcataatcagaaagtggttttggcacgtaaaacctcgtaaTCTAATTTTTAAGTCGCCGTTTCGGCACATCAAACCCCTTAGTTCACACCACACGACATCTCTCTCTGCCTGTCTCTGTGAATGAGCCATGCCATAGTCGAGAATAGGTGGCGCCACTCGAATTTCTTAGAGCGctgctcttaggcacccgttcctgcgttgagcgtcagcgtcgacgtaactgagcgaacgagcgtagcgaaagatgaaagagcgaacacggagcgcagcgaGGGATGAAAGACGGTGAGAGCGAaaaaagcgcgaggaggaaagcggaggagggaggtgcagcggaaccatgaggagAAAAGtggagtgccgcacgagacggaCTCCATGGCAGTgaccaggcatgcggcgagcgcgtgtGCCGCTGGCGTGGTCTTCAaatccactgcgcatgcgctacttcgcctgcggtGCCGCCACCGCTAGGGAATGCGCTCCAGTCACGCGTTCCcgcgttcacgctttctttctgaacaatgagtgaTGCAACCGGTGGAAACGCTTCGCCTGCCCCTGCTGCTAAACGAGCAGCACAAGCAGGgaggaccctgtcgttcagaatcaaattctttgccgcTATATATTGGGAATTCAAAACACCTcttcaaaattcgcattagggagtatcataatcgtcggtgaattttttcgtcatttcttttcatttcagaAGCTCCGTCTTTTGTTACGAATGATGGATTCGTTGTTATGCAGAAGCCTGTTCTTTCAATCTAGCCGGATTTAATATTTTCCCTTAGTCTCCCTTCAGTGAAGGCCTCTTCGCGTAGGCGCAGGCGAagtgtgcggcggctgctgcatcaGCATCCTCTCCGACAGCGTGGCGACGGTCGGCTTCTGGTGCGTTCGGCCCGAGTTGCGCCACAGCACACTGCCCGAGCAGCTTCTGCGGGCCGCACTCCGGAGGGCCGGCAACAGAAACGTGATGCTGCGCAGCGACGGCTGCACCGTCCGCGAGTTGCAGCGCGTCGAGCTCTTCCCCCGCGTCGGCCGCTGGCTGTTCCACAAGGTGGGACCGGCACCGCCGCGCCTGGACGCCCTGCCCGAGAGGGTCGAGGGAGTGCGCGTCAAGGACTTCAACGAGTACACGCACGCCGACACTGTTGGCTCGTACGCTACGGACGTGCTCAAGATGCCCATGCGCGAGTACCTCAGGTGAGCTG comes from the Dermacentor variabilis isolate Ectoservices chromosome 2, ASM5094787v1, whole genome shotgun sequence genome and includes:
- the LOC142570453 gene encoding uncharacterized protein LOC142570453 gives rise to the protein MQGNSYAFIRPVRREDIPELLRIKRALRQLCGEASPQAFHRIDPQGFLVAVTDAGAGEVCGGCCISILSDSVATVGFWCVRPELRHSTLPEQLLRAALRRAGNRNVMLRSDGCTVRELQRVELFPRVGRWLFHKVGPAPPRLDALPERVEGVRVKDFNEYTHADTVGSYATDVLKMPMREYLSALSRQPGVVFKVAFARKSVCGMGAMERDVGGCALVRHLMANGLREAYLLLRSLLVEFPPATSAGVCMVATAKRFPPTESGPSDRQGGRGQPTFFYEPLGLQYVSTMLMAFTQREPAIDYNRLFALPHLDTLATSPP